One Salvia splendens isolate huo1 chromosome 12, SspV2, whole genome shotgun sequence genomic window carries:
- the LOC121757894 gene encoding zinc finger protein ZIC 2-like, translated as MNLSRSAFGDYRPNLDALNDPRPETPLHSSKSPLTDADRDALETMMGLLSPSVPDTPAVAVAAAGESSGGGRGGSHGDSGAGGGGGGGDEGGGSEAAVSGAGGGRAVHYTKAESLAVARAWDAVTSDP; from the coding sequence ATGAATTTGAGCCGCTCagcgtttggagattacagacccaacctcgacgcgcTTAACGATCCGCGGCCGGAGACCCCTTTGCATTCCAGCAAATCTCCTTTAACCGATGCAGATCGAGACGCACTAGAGacgatgatgggtctgctcagtccgAGCGTACCGGATACGCCggcagtggcggtggcggcggcgggtGAAAGCAGTGGCGGCGGAAGAGGCGGTAGTCACGGTGACAGCGGCgccggcggtggcggtggcggcggcgatgagGGCGGCGGTAGCGAGGCAGCGGTGTCGGGAGCAGGGGGTGGACGGGCCGTgcactacaccaaagcggagtcccTTGCTGTTGCACGGGCGTGGGATGCCGTCACATCGGacccatag